The proteins below are encoded in one region of Labeo rohita strain BAU-BD-2019 chromosome 15, IGBB_LRoh.1.0, whole genome shotgun sequence:
- the si:dkey-4p15.5 gene encoding zona pellucida-like domain-containing protein 1: MIRIVQLLCLAGLLLQCEGQGLQTCLTHNTYRPADNSDMTVVCGTDYMFLRVYICPMYFGGYNESLMALNAKFNIPACRGVADWTVNPPVLLFNFSISQEALTLCGNNMNITSQVGSGVFSDFSQIQSVNVSGLINSWDPSTTTITYRQQLMYQFSCLYPLQYLVNNTELSVSGVSLAVKDNNGTFISTLSMALYSSANYTTKLQIPGSGLQLKTRIYVQVKATNLTNKFNVLLDRCYATTSPYPTSSTSYDLFVGCIRDAQTKIDWNGISQEAHFSFEAFRFVEHKNLTVSTFYLHCATRLCENSTCASLLPKCVRKREAESPEYNSTTDVAMVSSGPIRTRVDNGGLVTTRLTSSAPIPQLTYVGVATGLLSFFLFDWLSTFGLAQ; the protein is encoded by the exons ATGATCAGAATAGTCCAGCTGTTGTGTCTTGCTGGCCTTCTTCTACAGTGTGAAGGTCAGGGTCTCCAAACATGCCTCACTCACAACACGTACAGACCGGCAG ATAACTCCGATATGACAGTGGTGTGTGGAACCgattatatgtttttaagagTTTACATTTGCCCAATGTATTTTGGGGGATACAACGAATCACTAATGGCTCTCAATGCCAAGTTTAACATCCCGGCCTGCCGTGGAGTAGCGGACTGGACCGTCAATCCTCCCGTCTTGCTTTTTAACTTCTCAATCTCTCAGGAGGCGCTCACCCTTTGTGGCAACAATATGAAC ATTACAAGTCAAGTGGGATCAGGAGTATTCTCAGACTTCTCCCAAATCCAGTCGGTTAATGTCTCTGGATTAATCAATTCCTGGGACCCGAGCACCACCACTATCACTTACAGGCAACAACTGATGTACCAGTTTTCATGTCTGTATCCACTGCAGTATTTAGTCAACAACACTGAGCTGAGCGT GTCAGGAGTGAGTCTAGCAGTAAAGGACAACAATGGCACATTCATCAGCACTCTAAGCATGGCTCTTTACAGT agTGCCAACTATACTACCAAACTCCAAATACCAGGATCCGGGCTGCAGCTGAAAACTCGCATATATGTGCAGGTCAAGGCAACAAATCTCACAAACAA GTTCAATGTGTTGCTGGACCGTTGCTATGCCACAACAAGCCCATATCCAACCAGCAGCACCTCTTATGATCTTTTTGTTGG ATGTATTCGTGATGCCCAGACAAAGATTGATTGGAATGGGATATCCCAGGAAGCTCACTTCTCCTTTGAGGCTTTCCgctttgtggaacacaaaaacttGACCGTCTCCACTTTCTACCTGCATTGTGCTACCCGACTCTGTGAGAACTCCACTTGCGCCTCCTTGCTTCCG AAATGCGTTAGGAAAAGAGAAGCAGAATCTCCAGAGTACAACTCTACAACTGATGTTGCCATGGTCTCCTCAGGACCAATCAGAACCAGAGTTGACAACG GTGGCCTTGTGACCACAAGAC TTACCTCATCAGCGCCCATCCCTCAGCTGACGTATGTTGGTGTAGCCACTGGCCTGCTGAGCTTCTTTCTGTTTGACTGGTTGTCTACATTTGGACTTGCACAGTGA